The nucleotide window CGTCGCGGTACTCGTTGTGCTTCGCCAGCCGATCCGCCAGATCGTCGACGTAGCGCAGCTCGTCGCGCGCGAAGGTGAGCGCGATCCCGTGCTCGCGGAGCACCGAGACGAAATGCTCGGCGCTGTCGCGGAAGTCCGCCGCGCCCGGCTTCCCGAGGATGTTGCGGAAGATGGCCGAGACGAACCCCACCTCACGCCCTGTTGGCGGCCGCGACCGCCTTGCGGGCGGCATCGCCCAGATCGTCGGCGGGCGTGATCGCCAGTCCGCTGGACGCGAGCAGCGCCTTCCCCTGCTCGACGTTGGTTCCTTCCAGCCGGACCACCAGCGGTACCTCGAGGTGCACCTGCTTCGCCGCCGCGATGATGCCGGCGGCGATCACGTCGCACTTCATGATCCCGCCGAAGATGTTCACCAGCACTGCCTTGACCTGGGGATCGGCGAGGAGGAGCTTGAACGCCGCGGTCACCTTGGCCTCGTCGGCGCCGCCTCCCACGTCGAGGAAGTTCGCAGGCTCTCCGCCGGCGAGCTTGATCATGTCCATGGTGCTCATCGCCAGGCCGGCGCCGTTCACCATGCAACCGATGTTTCCCTCCAGGCCCACGTAGCTGAGGTCGTGCTCCTTGGCCTGCGCCTCACGCGGATCCTCTTCGTCGGGATCGCGGAGCGCGGCCAGCTCCTTGTGGCGGTAGAGCGCGTTGTCGTCGAGGTTGATCTTGGCGTCGAGCGCAATCACGTCGCCTTGCTTCGTGACCACCAGCGGATTGATCTCCACGATGCTGGCATCGCTCGCCTCGTACGCCTTGTACGTTCCGGTGGCGAAGCGGACGAAGCTGTTCACCGCGTTGCCGGAGAGGCCGAGCCCGAACGCCAGATCGCGCGCCTGGTATCCAGCGAGGCCGATGACCGGATCGATCGCCGCGCGCAGGATCTTCTCCGGGTGCTTCGCGGCGACCTCCTCGATCTCCACCCCACCCTCGCTGGACGCCATCACCACGTTGCGGCCGATGGCGCGGTCGAGGGTGACGCCGAGATAGAGCTCGCGGGCGATGTCGCATCCTTCCTCGACGTAGATCTTCCGCACCTTCTGGCCCTGCGGGCCGGTCTGGTGGGTGACGAGCTGCATGCCCATCATCTTCTTGAAGACCTCGCCCGCCTCTTCCGGGCTCCGCGCCAGCTTCACTCCGCCGCCCTTGCCGCGGCCGCCCGCGTGAATCTGCGCTTTGACCACGACGACGCCCTTCTCGCCCATCAGCTCGCGCGCGGCGGCGACGGCTTCGTCCTGCGACTGGACCAGCTTGCCGCGCGGGACCGCGACGCCGTATCCGCGCAGGATCTCCTTGGCCTGGTACTCGTGGATCTTCATGGCGGGCGCCTCAGTACACCGCACCGCCAGGGTGCGCAAGCGCGGGTAGGCGCTCGAACATCGTCAGTCAGTTCAGGGTCTAGGTTTTACGCTGCCCAGCTGCGGCGCGTCCCGACCAGGCTCTCGAACTGCGGCGCTTCGACGGGCCGGCTCAGGTGGTACCCCTGCGCGTAGGCGCAGTGCATCTTGCGCAAGACCTCGAGCTGCTGCTCGGTCTCCACACCCTCCGCAACCACCTCCATGTCGAGGCTGTTGGCGAGGGCCAGGATGGTGTTGACGATCTCCACCGCGTCATCGCTCGCGCCGATGCGATGGATGAAGCTGCGGTCGATCTTGAGAGTGTCGATGGGGAACTGGTGCAGGTAGCTGAGCGAGCTGTAGCCGGTCCCGAAGTCGTCGAGGTCGATGCGCACTCCCATCGCCCGCAGCTCCGTCATGGTCTGCGCGACGTTGGGATGCTTGTCCATCAGCAGTGACTCGGTGACCTCCAGGCGGAGCGAGCGCGGGGACAGGCCCGTGGCGCGCAGCACCTCCGCCACTTCCGCAACGAGCCCCGGTCCCTGGAACTGGCGCGAGCTGAGGTTCACGCCGATCTCGAGACCCGGCTGGCCGAGCCGCTCCTGCCACTCCTTCATCTGCCGGGAGGCTTCGCGCAGCACCCAGGCGCCGATCTCCACGATCAGCCCGGTCTCCTCCGCCAGCGGGATGAACTCCATCGGGGGGACCAGGCCGCGCTCCGGGTGGTTCCAGCGCAGCAGCGCTTCCGCGCCGGTAATCTGCCCCGAAGTGAGCGAAACCACCGGCTGGTAATGGAGGCGGAACTCGTTGCGCTCCAGCGCCCGCCTCAGCGCCGTCTCCAGCTGCAGGAGCTCGACCGCGCGGTCGTGCATGCTGGCGTCGAACTCGACGCAGCGGCCGCGTCCCTGCGCCTTCGCGCGATACAGCGCCGTGTCCGCGTCGCGAAGGATGTCCTCGGGATGCGCGTACGTCGCGCTGCCGTGGGCGATGCCGATCGAAGCGCCG belongs to Deltaproteobacteria bacterium and includes:
- the sucC gene encoding ADP-forming succinate--CoA ligase subunit beta codes for the protein MKIHEYQAKEILRGYGVAVPRGKLVQSQDEAVAAARELMGEKGVVVVKAQIHAGGRGKGGGVKLARSPEEAGEVFKKMMGMQLVTHQTGPQGQKVRKIYVEEGCDIARELYLGVTLDRAIGRNVVMASSEGGVEIEEVAAKHPEKILRAAIDPVIGLAGYQARDLAFGLGLSGNAVNSFVRFATGTYKAYEASDASIVEINPLVVTKQGDVIALDAKINLDDNALYRHKELAALRDPDEEDPREAQAKEHDLSYVGLEGNIGCMVNGAGLAMSTMDMIKLAGGEPANFLDVGGGADEAKVTAAFKLLLADPQVKAVLVNIFGGIMKCDVIAAGIIAAAKQVHLEVPLVVRLEGTNVEQGKALLASSGLAITPADDLGDAARKAVAAANRA
- a CDS encoding EAL domain-containing protein, which produces MCRRRTRARLETNRVARGRRSRCRPPVLDLYVCSAAMLPDHLPFLLDHCLVGLYALSGEKIVWLNARAAELVGCKREEMVGGSFLEFVYPPDLSLLRAAETAGPYVIRAVRRDGQLVHLEVHQRSLEKDGQRLISGAVVDVTARVTAESAERDKLLHDAFHDLLTGLPNRALFLDRLEHRLALEKRRHKTSFSVLVLDIDRFKVINDSLGHVRGDELLIEVARRLQSCLRPGDSVARLSGDEFTILLEDVATAADARKVADRLREELRVPFWLGALEVFSGASIGIAHGSATYAHPEDILRDADTALYRAKAQGRGRCVEFDASMHDRAVELLQLETALRRALERNEFRLHYQPVVSLTSGQITGAEALLRWNHPERGLVPPMEFIPLAEETGLIVEIGAWVLREASRQMKEWQERLGQPGLEIGVNLSSRQFQGPGLVAEVAEVLRATGLSPRSLRLEVTESLLMDKHPNVAQTMTELRAMGVRIDLDDFGTGYSSLSYLHQFPIDTLKIDRSFIHRIGASDDAVEIVNTILALANSLDMEVVAEGVETEQQLEVLRKMHCAYAQGYHLSRPVEAPQFESLVGTRRSWAA